A segment of the Lycium ferocissimum isolate CSIRO_LF1 chromosome 10, AGI_CSIRO_Lferr_CH_V1, whole genome shotgun sequence genome:
acctagattgaaggtTTTTTTGAGTTTTCCAAATGAGCTCTACGCCGCTCTATTCCGAAATCCAACCTTAgaaacttgttcctacacttcaatataccaaaaatattgaCTTTCGGGTTgaaaaacaacaccaaaaaaatgtttttgggGGTTGGGGACCACTGAAATCGCCCTTTCATGgcgggtattttttttttttctgaaagcTTGGGGACCGTGGTGGGGAAGGAGGAGGGCCAACTTTTGTTGCCCtcttcgtgcgtgaaaggaccgaactttttttttttttcttttttttttttacagtttggtcctttcacgcacgaaattcgtgcgtgaaacttagttatgtattttattaaaTAGTGCTATTTTGgtccaacattttttttttaacccacaAAAGTCGCACCAAACACGTACTTTAAACCCCTTATACGATGAAAATCTCAAACAAATGAACATTTATCTGAAgaagtaaataaaatatttaattcgGCACAGAAGAAATCAAACTAGAATACCTATATTAAAAGGCAAATGTCCAATTTTATCTTTAAATTATGTGAAATAATCCAGATTTGCGTTATGTTTAAGTTAAGGTCAAATCTCTCTTGTCGTTAGAAAAAAGGGACAAATTTGGAATTGGTGAGTAACAGTCATCTACCAATACTAATGTTGATTATTGACGCATAGTTGGAGAGTAAATTTGAACCTTTTCGCGTAGTTAAGGGACAAATCTGAACCGATCTTATCCACTATTAAATACCCACATACAAATCCCTCGGATTCGGGCTTAGCTTAATAAAAATCTACCAGGGATTATCCAAGATTCTGGGACAAGAATTAGGACAGACCGGAAGATCTTTTTCTTGCATAAGTCCTACCTGCATCACACATTAAGAATAGTTGCGCATACGAGAGGAAAAGACATACGAATTTAGCATGCCCAAGAATAACCCGAACCATGTGCTGGTGGGATGTATGCAACATTGATGGGTGCCGAAAGCATACTGGAgaacaaaatattttcatctaCGAGGAAAAATAAGGCACACAACAATTCTTCCCATCTGCCTAAGAATTATCCagtatgttggtgggaggtagcaagtACCTGATTAAATAGTCGAGATACACAAGAGCTGCCTCAGACACTGTcatcattaaaaataaaagagggCATACAATAAAAACACAGAAGAAAGTATAGAGCCAGTTCCAGAAAACACAAGTTTGTTGCCAAAAAATACCAACTGAAACAAATGGCTATTGGAGCAAAGCTAAATGATTAAAACAGCTTATATTGTTCCCAATCTCCAAAATATTTCTTCGGTAGAAAATCAAGTTATGcactaaaatactaaaaagcAAGCTCCATATTTTTGATAATGAACTTTAAACATAAAACAAACAAGCCACTAACACCAACAAAGAACTGCTgctaatacaaaaataatatagaaaACTCTCATTTTTTAAGAATGGTAACAGCGAACAGAACACTCTCATTGTTCAACTTCAGCTTTCTTCTTCTGCCACAGCCTATCAAGAGCACTATCGACGTCTCCCTGCAAAAAGTGTTTTCAATTCAATAGCAGTAGCAGCACCCAAATGATGAATGTCGAGAAACAACAAGATAAACCACCACGACAAGATCCAAAGATAATAATTCTACCAAAGAAGAATTGACTTGAAAACGCCACACCAAGATCCAAAGATAATAATTCTTCTAAAGAagaattgacttgaaaacaccACAACAAGATCCAAAGATAATACTTCTGCCAAAGAagaatcatataatcatatgcccaaaccaacaacaacacctgtTAGGTATTTGGTGTGAATGGGAAATAAAAGTTTTTATTTCCTttgccttttttaaaaatatttttttgaaagagCGCATTAATGTTTTCGTAAAAGACACACCTATTTCCTTAATAGAATTGttattcaagtataaatatctaCTATCCCTTGATTTTCCCCGATGAAAAATTCTGAATTCTTCTATCTTTCTTCTTCGCACTNNNNNNNNNNNNNNNNNNNNNNNNNNNNNNNNNNNNNNNNNNNNNNNNNNNNNNNNNNNNNNNNNNNNNNNNNNNNNNNNNNNNNNNNNNNNNNNNNNNNCGAATCTCGAAGATGCATTCGAAGAAAACGGAgaattgcatggaaagaaaGTGTACCTTTTCGGTTGTACGGAACCACAATTGGTTAATTTCCAGGGCGAATCAAAAGTCACGTATGTACCTGTCGTGGTTGCAGTTGTATCTCCTTTTCCACCTTCTGATAAAATCGGAATAAACTCCGTACAAAGGGAAGCCGAAGAGATACTGCCAATGAAAAAGATGAAGATGGATTGGGTTCCGTATATTCCTCTAGAAAATCGGGGATCACGAGTTGAAAAACTCAAATCCCGAATTTTTATTCTGAGGTGTACTCAAAGAATGGCAGGTCTAAAACAGTTGAAATTGGAGCGAGTTAAGAAGTTTGAATATTGCTTACCGTATTTCTATCAGCCATTCCGCAAACTTGAACTGAGCACCACTATGCATATCCTATTCCCAATAGAACCGCCTTTGTTTTGCGAGTTTGATTGGGAATTTGATAATCCAAAGGAAATAGCGGATGAATTTATCGAGTCAGGGGAGTTGTCCCCAGATAAAAGAGATGAATTTGTGGAATTTGTAAAGGAGAAGGTACGTGAAGGAAAGAGGAACAATCGAGAGGAAAAAGAAGCCAGGGAAAAAGCTATACAGGAGATGAGTGAAGAAGCGAAAGCTTCATTTCAGAGTATGaagttttataaattttatcCTGTGACCTCACCTGATGCTCCTGATGTATCTCAGGTCAAGTCTCCGTTCATAAACAGATACTATGGAAAGGCTCACAAAGTTTTCTGAGGATGTAGAAAGATTCATAGAGGCAAACGTAATTTTTTATTCAATCCTATAGAGCTAAAGTATAGTGAAAAAATTTGTCAACGAAttcttgtcatcattaacagtgtttttgtttattttattttgcataAGAGCGTAATCCTTTctattgttattatcatgttCATCGGCCCCTACAAACAATATGAGCTGCAACAATTCTGCAAGTAAAGattggttcttttttttctttttttttttgagaaaaaaaagaatcatattAAGGTAACAATTGTGCTATTAAAGGAAGTAGAATTGTTTTTCTTGTTGGAAATGGTTTCTTTAGTCATTTGCTTCCTTATTTAATTTGCACTCCTTGTTCTACCAATCGGATCTAAGATTTGAAGGTGGCGGGTGCCATAATTTTCTATACATCTTGTTAGGAACATATTTGTACCATTCCTTAtttttgcaaatatgaaaattacatctcaaaaatcaagaaacgagcataattaacatcttaaacaaggaatcatATTCATTAACACCCATTAACAAcagaagtaaaatcaacattttcaccaagggaattgcatctcttatgtatattaaaaaatgaatttggtttaagaaaaataatagaaaaactcttcaatgtctgtagaattagataaactacaaagttctcaaaaataaatcataaattttatgacattgttatttaaattgaattttacAATTATagaattaaatttttataatacactccctccatccatttttatttgtccattctATATATGTccatttttaaaatatagtttggaaaaccaagacataatttactattttatacctattttacccttattattaagtactccaattcatttctcattttatttattgcttattaagagtgtctcaggtcaaatatagacaagtaaatatggacggagggagtaataaacaaaacaaattataactaaataaaaaaattgaattttgatctcaatccaaaattcccacaatacccaagtttttcgatttaaatatttgagattaagagaatGTTGTTATTTGTGTGTTCTCGGATCactgagataaaataatagcaaagagggaaaatcaatataaataataaaaagataaatagaaaataggaGGGCCGAAAAGTGAATTACTCTGCATTAAAAGGAAGACAAAAAGGAAAACGGAGttttcaagatagattcaaacttgtgtctaTCATCGCgcacctttgtctaatttacGGCCCGGGAGTGCgagatcaaatatttaacctaatttaagcaaattataacataagtatataaaaaaatgattaattgagggggtgccatgccacccccATTGtaaagggtggatccgcccctgctACCAATGTACCATACCTGTTTGTTTCCTTGTTTATTAATTTGGTTTTTTGCTTTTTACATTCTATTTTATGACATTGTTATTCACAAGATTGACTTCATAATAAAAAGCAAAAGACTTGTGTTTATGTCTtcataaacacataaaaaaaaactattaaaaaGAACGTTGTCCcatatatacactataatttttttttaacctttcgTTTAGTGTTTCAAAAataatatgtacataaacacataaaatcaccatatatatacactgcCAACCCACGTAAATCCACCCCTGTTCACGTATCAGAAAAGGAGTGTCGTATGATTCTGAAACATTCAATTAGTTGGACGTAGAATATTATCCCTCTCTTTCATGTTAATGTGAAATCCTGTAAACAATCCTTCTTTTTAATGGATCTTCTTAGAGAGTAGGATCTGTTATTTAATGATCCTCTCTTGTATTAAAATGTTTTTCGTGTTATACATTATTCAGAAAGATCAACCtcctatatatagtaatatGTTTGCTTTTAGGGTAAATTGTACTTTACTCTTTCGAAAAACAGGGAAACTAAGGGAAAACAGGAAGATTTTCATTTTCGATCACAGAAAACTGAACCATTTAACCACGCTACACGGCTACATGCTGGGCTATTCCACTTTTTAGGCTCTTTCTTAATCTATAGGGAGAGTTCAGGAAAATAATTCTTATATATACGATCATATATAGTCAAATATGTTGATTGAACCGCAAAAGTATCTATTGAGGAatgcatgtttttttttgctttggaCCAATGAAAGTTTGGTCTAAATATTGTTTACTAGTCACTTTTCGAccttaattttagaaaatagctACTATCACGAAGTttaaaatttggccaaataCATACACAGTCCCCTAAACTTGACACAAATTTTCACTTAGACACCTCAACATAAACTTGTTTCTATTAACCCCTTGAACTCAACCCAAATTGTATCGATTAAACACAACTGGCTGACATGGCACATAAATTACATTTTGATAGACCGCATGAAAgcccttttttgaaaaaaaaaaatcttttctctttctcctttccTTAGTCTATCCCCCTGCACCACCATATATCCACCCTACTCTCTCCATGCCACCACCTCAACCACTGTATCTATCCTTCTCTTTCAAGCCACCACCTCTGCCATTATATCTacccttcatcttcatcttctttttagCCCAAAAGTAGAGATGCAAGAGATGGCAGGGATGTTCGGCAAGGTGCTAAGTCGACTAGTTTTCAATAGGTTAATTAATTCTCTTCCGACTAGTTTTTTGATGGCAAGTACTCTTAGTGGAGTTTTATAGCTATGCTTTTTGTGATGGTCTAATGGTGATTGTAAAATTGAAGAGCAAGATGCACAATGCAATAGAATTGGAAGAGAATGAGACCAAAGGATGGGGCAGTAACAAGCTGGCGACGGCAAGGTTCCGGCGGCAAGAAAGAGTTGTAGATGAgaagttctttaaaaaagaaaagattattaCACGTGTCTTATATTGATCGATTTTCTTCGCCATGTCATGGCAGGTGCACGCTTCTTATGTTTTTAAAGATTATTATCATTTAGGTGTTTAATTGAAACAATTTGGGTTGAATTCAAGGGGCTAATAGGAACAAGCCTATGTTGAGGTGCTTAAGTGGAAATTTGTGTCAAGTTTAGGGGGTTGGATATGTATTTGGCCTTAAAatttcataggtgaaactttaTGACATAACATGTGGAATTTTAAATTGCATGAcaataactatttttcaaagtagttgtttataaattttaccCCGAAATAAGGGATCAAAGGAATGAACTAGAATCTACactaaaagcattttttttttgcacgaattggccttcaaaggtgctggtatttaattttttcccctcaaattgctggtctagaatttttgcccttcgcttaaaaaagtgactGAAAATACCCCTGAAGTTCTGGGTTCAAAccccgctcagtaaaaaaaaaaaaatttcgtaaGACAAGGCTTCACGCTCGAAAGTCCGCCTTATGGCGAGTTTGCCTTGGCGGGGTAGTTATGCCTTGTAAGgaggcaaattctgccttaagacaAAAGTTTGTCTTGCGAAAGTTTGCAaggcagttttttttttttttttcactctgTTAGAATTCTATAAAAGTTAGAACCTCAAAATATCTTagatgaaggacaaaaattaaagaccacctccgAATAAGGTCAGTCGTGCAAATTGCCATTTAAAAGCCCAAAGAATGGAAAATGTCGAGGAGGCTAAGGTCATTTACATCACTGGGCTAATTCTGGTGTTGACACGCTCCTAAGAGGCATTTCCAATCCAaactttatcatatatatctaaGGGAATTCTACATAGCATAACTAACTCtattacatatttatatatagtagctatagtttaaaataattacatcCCATAGCTAAAAGTTGTATGTTAATGACACTTATTAGCTATTAAGgtaaaaatagaactctttccTCTTCCTCCTCTCTCTAACGTCTACAACTCTCTCTCTgtctgtctctctctctctctctaacgtCCCTTCTGctctctcttccattttctctctccttACCTCCACCACCATGGCCGCGTCACCACCATCCCCGCTCCTTCCCCTTCTTATCGATCTCAAGAAATAAGGATGGAGGAAAAAGCAGTTGGGGAAGCTTACGGAACATCGATCTCAAGAAATAAGGATGGAGGAAAAAGAGAAGTTGGGGAAGCTTACGAACATGGAGAAGAGCAAAATGAGCCATTATGTATCAATTAAAAAGAGGGAATTAAGACACACCACCTCGTTTTTCCCTCCGGATACACATCACCACCATCAGTACCTCCTTCCCCGCTTCTTTCTTCCGTCATCATCTTCTCCGTctgttgaattttattttttgtattcggttttttgagtgtattcgtcgATTGTTGTTGAGTATTCgttagttgttgttgaatacgtgaattttgaagtgtatacaaatgaatatagTGAAATTTAATTCTTTGTATTCAGTTTTTAGTGTATTCATTAAATTTTTTAGTGCAAAATTTCGTATTTTTGGGtgtattttgaaggattttttttttgtatacaatcggtttaaatacaatgtaaaagtagCTATAGATGAAAACATTTGACATGAATACGATTGAGTTGAATACATATGACTTATACGATGaaaagaattttgaaatttttttattcggCGTATTCATGAATACTTGCTAGGCCGTTTTATGAATACGGCGAGCCATTTTTCGAATACTGGTAGGGAGTAGccgta
Coding sequences within it:
- the LOC132035380 gene encoding protein HEAT INTOLERANT 4-like — translated: EDAFEENGELHGKKVYLFGCTEPQLVNFQGESKVTYVPVVVAVVSPFPPSDKIGINSVQREAEEILPMKKMKMDWVPYIPLENRGSRVEKLKSRIFILRCTQRMAGLKQLKLERVKKFEYCLPYFYQPFRKLELSTTMHILFPIEPPLFCEFDWEFDNPKEIADEFIESGELSPDKRDEFVEFVKEKVREGKRNNREEKEAREKAIQEMSEEAKASFQSMKFYKFYPVTSPDAPDVSQVKSPFINRYYGKAHKVF